CGGTCAAGCTGGGGGTCTCCTGTGTTCTCTCTGTCTCCGCACTAGGCACAGGGAGAAGGACAAAGTGTAGCCCGAGACTGGAAGGCCTTGCTCAGGAGGCTGCCCAGGGACCTGGGTTCTGTGCTCTCCCATCCCAACCTGCAAGGCTCTGACACCCACCGCCTccccagagcaggaaggaggagcGCCTTCAGAGCACCTACAACTCAGAGGGGTGGTGGCACCCTTAAGAGCCCCAGCCACCAACTTCTGAGCAGCCTGAAGGGATGGGAAGAAAAGTACCAGAAGAAAGTTAGGAGGAGCTCACCCACCAGACCCCCTTCACTCTCCAGAATCGCCAGGCCCAGAGCTTACCTTTGATCCCTAAACCCCAATTTGGCTCCTGTTCAGCAAAAGCCCTCATTCCAGAACCCTCCCCCAGATTCAGCCCCACCTTCTTGGAGTTTTGGTAAAAAGAGGAACAAATGTGGAATTCTCTCCATGCCAAACCTCCCACTCCTGGgctcactgtgtgacctggggcaaggctctgccctctctgggctcctgtTTCCCTGAGAATCCCTGAAGTATACCCTTCCTTAGGGGATCTTACCTTATTTTCTTGGGGGCCCAGACAAGCCGAAGGAAGGTCTCCTTTTTGTCGAGTCCTCCCAGACCCTCCCCTCAGGCACCAAAGAGGGTCAGGAGCTTTGGGAGAGGTTGGCACCCTGTTTATTGGAGCAGAGCCCAGCACCCACCCCCTGAGGTCCTGGGGGCCTCAGCATCTCCTCTCTCGTGAGTGCTGGGGCGGGGAGCAAAGTTCCAGAGAGTCAAGTCTAGTGGTTGACTGAGAGAGGAGCCTGGCTGGGCCCGGGGGAGCAGGAAGCCCTCTGTCCAGCTGGTCAGCCCCCATGGGTCCCTGGTGCAGCCTGACGCATGTGTCCAACACAGGCTCCTTACCTTCACCCCGCAGAGGGGGGCTGTGCCCCATCACACGCTGGTTCTGCAGGTCTGCACCCCTGTGAGACTGCCCCGGTGGGGCGCGGGTTCTGTTGGGCCCTTGCCCCCAGCGTGGGTGACCCAGCGATAGCAGTCCGTGACGCGCTTGTTGGGCGCGTGGGGGCCACAGCGGGTGCAGTACACGATGCCCAGTGCGAGTAGGACCACCAAGAAGATGCATGTTGGCACTAGGAGTGCCACCAGCAGCCACCGGTCATCCCTCCGGCTGTGCCCTGCCAGACTGCCCTCTCCCAGGGCTGTGGGGGCTGCTGTGGGGGCCACTGAGggcagccatggggccagcttgAGGTCAGGGGCACCTTCCCTTGGGACTTGTGGGGCTTTGGAATGGGGGTGTGTAGGGCTGGTGAGGGAGGTCTGGTTAGTGGGGCTCTGAGAGGGCAGGGGAAtgtggggggctgggggcagggtggcAGCAGGCACAGGGACTTGATGGGCAGGGGGCACACGGGACCTGGAGGTAGTGGTCAGAGGGGGCTGGACAGCTGAGGTAATGGGAAGGTGGGTGGCCTGGGCTTTGAGGACTGGGACATCTTGGGTCACAGGGGCTTGATGGGCACTGGAGGTGGTGACCAGAGGGGTGTGCTTAGCTGGGATTCGAGGCAAATGAGTGGTGGTCTGGGTATCAGGGACCTGGGTGACTGGAAGCCTGGGGGGCTGGTGGGCAGGGGAGAGTTCAGGATATCTGGCTGAGCTAATGGGGAGCTGGTGGGCAGGGGGCCGTGCTGGGTGAGTGGCAGAGATGATGGGGGGTTTGTGGGCAGAGGGCAAGTCTGGATAGCTGGCTGAGATCATGGAGAACTGATGGTCACGGGGCAGAGCTGGGTGCACGGCAGGGATCATGGggggctgaggggcaggggccaggggtGGGCGTGTGACAGAGATAATAGGGGGTTGGTGGGCAGAGGGCAGTGTGGGGCGCGTGGCAGAGACCACCACGGGCCGGGTGACAGAGAGCACTGAAGAGTGGTAGGGGACCCTGGGGGCACTAAGCGGGGGTGGCCAGGTGGGGTCCAGGTAGGGCATTGGCGGCTCTCCATCCTCTGGGAAGCTGGGTCTGTAGGCCAGGCCAAAGTCAGGCAGATGCGTGGCCTCCATCCATGGGATCTCAGGCATCTCTGTCCAGCCACCATTGAAGGCCTCCCAGGCCTCATCTTCatcctcttcatcctcctccaTATCCAGCAACTTGTCCCCAAGGTCCTGGGAAGCCCGAGCACCCATGGCCCCAGCAGGACTGCAGCTGATGCCATCAGCCTCTAGCTCGTGGCCCTCACTGCAGTAGCACTCGAAGCCACCAATGTAGTTGACGCACATCTGCTGGCACACGCCAGCGATCTGGCACTCATCTGTGTCCACGCAGCGATGTGGCTCATCCTCGGCTGGCCGGAAACCCAGGCGACAGTGGCAGCTGTAGCCCTGTGGCCCACCAGGCTCACACTGCTGCTCACACGGGGCATGGGCACAGGGATCCTCACAGCTGTGCCCGTCTGCTGCCAGCCGGAAGCCTTCAGAGCAGCGACAGGACACACGACCATCCACCTCCTCCACGCACTCGTGTTCGCAGCCCCCATTGTCCGGGCCGCAGCCGGTCCCCGGGCACAAGGGCCCAGCCCGCGACCAGCCCACGCCACCATCGGGCCGCTTCACGCAGAGCAGAGAGGCTTCTCTGCCAGCCTGGCATGGCACGGCAGCCACCGAGCCGTAGGGCAGCCACTCAAACTCGGTGGAGACCAGGTGGAAGGGTGTGGTGTAGACGGCTGGCCCGGCCTGGCCTGCCTCATCCAGCAGCGCTGGGCAGGAGCCCTCGAAGCCGAACTGGCACAGGTAGCCGTCAACAGCCAGCGTGCACGAGCCCTCGAGCCAGCGATGCTCGCCGCCCGCCTCCAGGGCCGCACAGCGCTGGGCCGGGCAGGGCGCCCCGGTGGCCGGCTGGGCCCAGTTGGTGAAAGCTGTGTCCTGGTCCCCCGTGGTCCACGTGAAACCGCGCAGGGGGCGCTGCGGCTGGCATTGCCGGGCCTGCCGCTGCAGCCCAATCCACAGCAGCCGGCTGGCCGGGCCGGCACCCACCAGGCTGTCCACGCGCTGGGCCTCCTCAGGGGTCCGCGGAGTGGCCAGGTCACCCCCCAACTCGCGGCAGGCCCGCCAGGCCTCCAGGAAGGTGCGGCGCCGCGGGAAGAGCGCGTAGCAGCTGCCCTGGCCGCAGGCAGCGCGGGGCTCGGTGGCCcagggggcctggcccagtgagGGCACCGCGGCCGCCCAGGCCAGCAGCAGGCGCAGCAGCATCGCGACGCCCCCCGACTGGCCCAGGCCCGGCCCGAGGCCGCTCTTGACAGGGGGAGGGACTGGGGCCTCCGGCGGGCGGGCCAGGGGCGGGTCCGGGCGGCTCGGGCCTTGTAAGGagtgggctggggctgctgccaGCTCCCTGCTCCCGCTCCCCCGGGGCCGCAGGAGCAGGAAGCAGGCGGGcaggggggcaggggtggggggcgctgggggtgggggacgggggaggggaggaggcgcAGCTCACGGGCTGGGCTCGGAGTCAAAGAGGGGGACCGCCTGCCTGAGGAGGCTGGACCCCCCTCAAAACCCCAGCACAGTCCGGGGCTCTGGGCGGTAGGGTGAGGTCGCTTCCCAGAGACTCACAGAGACCCAAATTGGGACACACCAACCTCATCAGACCCATGAACAGTCTCACAGCCCAACTGCTTGTCATCCGTGTGGAAACACGCTCTGACTCATGCCCTTCACATCGCACATGTGTGTGCTCCTCTGCCCACGCAGGACCACTCTCTTGACACTGTCCATTGGTCCCAGATCTGCATATGCTCTGACGCGCTAAGCCCTCCCCCTCGCTGTACCAGCTGGCCTGCAGCCCCCTTCCCACATGTGCACATACAAAAGTGTGGCGTTCTACATGCCCTGGCACAGGAAGTCCCTCACATTTGTGTGCAGGCCCTGAATGG
This sequence is a window from Equus caballus isolate H_3958 breed thoroughbred chromosome 12, TB-T2T, whole genome shotgun sequence. Protein-coding genes within it:
- the CD248 gene encoding endosialin, producing MLLRLLLAWAAAVPSLGQAPWATEPRAACGQGSCYALFPRRRTFLEAWRACRELGGDLATPRTPEEAQRVDSLVGAGPASRLLWIGLQRQARQCQPQRPLRGFTWTTGDQDTAFTNWAQPATGAPCPAQRCAALEAGGEHRWLEGSCTLAVDGYLCQFGFEGSCPALLDEAGQAGPAVYTTPFHLVSTEFEWLPYGSVAAVPCQAGREASLLCVKRPDGGVGWSRAGPLCPGTGCGPDNGGCEHECVEEVDGRVSCRCSEGFRLAADGHSCEDPCAHAPCEQQCEPGGPQGYSCHCRLGFRPAEDEPHRCVDTDECQIAGVCQQMCVNYIGGFECYCSEGHELEADGISCSPAGAMGARASQDLGDKLLDMEEDEEDEDEAWEAFNGGWTEMPEIPWMEATHLPDFGLAYRPSFPEDGEPPMPYLDPTWPPPLSAPRVPYHSSVLSVTRPVVVSATRPTLPSAHQPPIISVTRPPLAPAPQPPMIPAVHPALPRDHQFSMISASYPDLPSAHKPPIISATHPARPPAHQLPISSARYPELSPAHQPPRLPVTQVPDTQTTTHLPRIPAKHTPLVTTSSAHQAPVTQDVPVLKAQATHLPITSAVQPPLTTTSRSRVPPAHQVPVPAATLPPAPHIPLPSQSPTNQTSLTSPTHPHSKAPQVPREGAPDLKLAPWLPSVAPTAAPTALGEGSLAGHSRRDDRWLLVALLVPTCIFLVVLLALGIVYCTRCGPHAPNKRVTDCYRWVTHAGGKGPTEPAPHRGSLTGVQTCRTSV